In Pedobacter sp. W3I1, one DNA window encodes the following:
- a CDS encoding arylsulfatase, whose protein sequence is MNKIILTCLGALMAFQGFAQNAKPAKPNIILILADDLGYSDLGAYGSEIKTPNLDRLANEGLRLKEFYNNSICAPTRASLLTGQYQHKAGVGYFANDLGLPAYQGYLNKESLTLAEVLKTQGYNTLMSGKWHVAGKEVSFPWQRGFDHVMMSENGSYFDQGDYEGGKKRAYTIDGKPYPLEAGKFYQTDVITENAVKFLDQSPKDKPFFLYLAYTAPHWPLHALPEDIAKYKGRYDKGWDALRAERIKKQKELGIIDGKSSISEKDADIYNWNKLSFDQRSQWAKKMEIFAAMVDRLDQGIGQVLNKLKASGADKNTIILFISDNGAPAEDLVKWYKGAVRNSGPVGTIGSYESQSKNWSYASNSPLKAFKDYMYEGGISSPFIAWYPAKIKPGSIKKGTGHIIDIAPTFYELAGATYPKSHQGITPNALAGKSLLPVLFGNDNELKRDEPLFWERAGNRAVRAGKWKLVSTWPGYNWELYDVETDRGETTNVARQNHDVVSRLSVAYFDWAKRTGVVDFATLEAKEPQSMKEFRKSKVQETVSEGFGF, encoded by the coding sequence ATGAACAAAATAATATTAACATGCCTGGGTGCATTAATGGCTTTCCAGGGTTTTGCACAAAATGCCAAACCGGCAAAGCCTAATATTATCCTGATCCTGGCCGATGATCTGGGTTATTCAGATCTTGGTGCCTATGGTTCAGAGATTAAAACGCCCAATTTAGATCGCCTGGCCAACGAGGGGCTTCGGCTAAAAGAATTTTATAACAATTCCATTTGTGCGCCTACACGTGCTTCCTTATTAACCGGCCAATACCAGCATAAAGCTGGGGTGGGCTATTTCGCTAACGATCTGGGCCTTCCTGCTTACCAGGGTTACCTCAATAAAGAATCGCTTACCCTAGCTGAGGTTTTAAAAACCCAGGGATATAATACTTTAATGTCGGGCAAATGGCACGTGGCAGGTAAAGAGGTGAGTTTCCCGTGGCAACGAGGTTTCGATCATGTTATGATGTCGGAAAATGGAAGTTATTTCGATCAGGGTGATTATGAAGGGGGTAAAAAACGTGCCTATACCATTGACGGGAAACCTTATCCTTTAGAAGCTGGTAAATTTTATCAAACCGATGTAATTACCGAAAATGCCGTTAAGTTTTTGGATCAAAGCCCTAAAGACAAACCTTTCTTTCTGTATTTAGCCTACACCGCACCACACTGGCCCCTGCATGCATTGCCTGAGGATATCGCCAAATACAAAGGCCGCTACGATAAAGGTTGGGATGCGCTTCGTGCCGAAAGAATTAAAAAGCAAAAAGAACTGGGTATTATCGATGGCAAATCGAGCATTTCGGAAAAAGATGCCGATATCTACAACTGGAATAAACTATCATTCGATCAGCGCAGCCAGTGGGCTAAAAAGATGGAGATTTTCGCCGCCATGGTCGATCGCTTAGATCAGGGCATTGGCCAGGTGCTAAATAAGTTAAAAGCATCTGGAGCCGATAAAAATACCATCATCCTGTTTATTTCTGATAATGGCGCCCCTGCAGAAGACCTGGTAAAGTGGTACAAAGGTGCGGTGCGCAATTCGGGCCCCGTGGGTACCATTGGTTCGTACGAGTCGCAGAGCAAAAACTGGTCTTATGCGTCGAATTCGCCATTAAAAGCTTTTAAAGATTACATGTATGAAGGTGGCATCAGCTCGCCGTTTATTGCCTGGTATCCGGCTAAAATTAAACCCGGTAGTATTAAAAAAGGCACGGGACATATCATCGATATTGCCCCAACTTTTTACGAGCTGGCCGGAGCTACTTACCCGAAAAGCCATCAGGGCATTACACCGAATGCATTGGCCGGTAAAAGTTTGCTGCCCGTGTTGTTTGGTAATGATAACGAACTGAAACGTGACGAACCGCTATTTTGGGAACGTGCAGGCAATCGCGCAGTACGTGCTGGTAAATGGAAACTGGTATCTACCTGGCCAGGTTACAATTGGGAGCTGTACGATGTAGAAACCGACCGCGGTGAAACCACCAATGTAGCCAGGCAAAACCATGATGTGGTGAGCAGGTTATCGGTAGCTTATTTCGACTGGGCAAAAAGAACAGGTGTAGTCGATTTTGCAACCCTAGAGGCCAAAGAGCCACAATCGATGAAAGAATTCCGGAAAAGTAAGGTACAGGAAACCGTATCTGAAGGCTTCGGTTTTTAA